The DNA segment TGTGAAATGAATCAGTTCAAAGTGTTCGAAGCGAGCCTTCTTGTTTTTATCGCTCTCCCGAATGGAACAACTACTGCTCTTGTACCAACGGGAGGTTGGTTGAAAGGTTCGGGAATTAAGGTCGATCAAGAAAATACTATCGCCCTGACCAACTGCGTGGAAGGAAGTGATGGATCGATCGGCCGTGAGGCTGTGACACTAAAATCGCGCACTCAGCCGACGATGCTCAAGCTCGCCCGTACTACACCCTACTAACGATTGAGACCATTTCAAACGCTCCGCCGCGGGGTTAAACGACCTTTCCTGAGCTGGGTTGATGCCGGCGAACGTGTTGTTGCTCGAATACTGGCGTTGATCACTGGAGTGGTGATAGCTTCCGCTCTGTTGAAGTTGGTTCTTTACCTGGGATCCAAGTTGCTAACCGGTTCGGAAGCCACTTGGTTGGGTGACCATCTAATCAAAGTGCTTGGTGATCTGCTCACTGTGCTGATCGCTCTTGAAGTTCTTGAAAACATTACGAGTTATCTCCGACGTCACGTTGTGCAAATCGAGCTTGTACTAGTAACAGCACTTACTGCAGTTGCACGAAAAGTAATTGTATTGCCTTCAGGAGCCGAAAACAAACCACAGCTGCTTATTGGGCTTGGGATTGCTGTCGTGTCAATTTCTGCTGCGTATTGGTTAGTCAAGAGTGCTAATATAATGCCGGCTAAAGTATTCCCAGACCAGGATCAGTCCTCTCCACCTCGCAAAGCTAATGCGGGTGAATCAGGAGAAGGTCTCCGTAACTGAAATTCGTCTTAATTGTAAACCTCGGGACTTCTGACAATAAAGTCGAGTACTGCTTATAAAGCTGCTGCAACAAGTCAACAAGAGTCGAAAGCCTATCTTCGGAACGGTTCTCGCCGATACACTTCCTTTTTCCTTGTAGAGAATTCAGTACTCGAGACAAATTATTTGCAGAAACAGAGTTTTTCTTGTTGGCATTTTCTCAACACTGATTGATGTCAAAACTTCAGAATTACACAAAAATAACCATCTGGTTGATCGTGGCCATAAGGACACCAATTAATCACGTCGCCTTGAATCGCTTTTAAAGTACTGTACAAATAACCGTAACCATCCTAGCCTGCCCAAAAGATGGACCAGTGGTACAGAACAAATCCTAGTTCGGCGTTCGAATTCAGCCCGTTCGCTTTGAATTCAACCCCAACAAGAGATACTTATAGGCCGCAGATTGACCCCAAATCAAAAAGATGTGTTGTAGGCATCCTATTTGGAAGAACCTTGATTGTGTTAGCAATCGTTCTAATGATACCGGCTCATACCAATGCTATTGGGTCGTTACGGGGAGCTACATTGTTTGAGCAACACTGTTCTGGTTGCCACGTCAATGGAGGTAACATCATTCGTCGTGGCAAAACTCTAAAAATGGAAGCGTTGGAACGTCGAGGTATTGCATCACCCAAGTTCATCGCACAAATCGCTCGACAAGGCATTGGCCAGATGAGTGCTTATGCCGATGTGCTTGATGACGGCGAAGATCAAATAGTTGCCGAGTGGATTTGGGAACAGGCTCAGAACGGTTGGATTAAGAAATAAACATCATCAACAGCTATCCACTTTAGTTCTGACATATATTGGTTCTTAATTAGTTGTTAAGTATTGGCAAGGTTTTGAGCAGCAACACTATCAATAATAATTATTACCTCTCCCTTTTTATAGGGCCAAGATTGATTAGGATTTTATCTTGTTTAAATGTTTTAAGTACAATAAATGTTTTCCATAATCAAAGAGTATAATCTTTGAGTGCAATTAGTACAGCATGTACTCCAAAAGAAAAAATGTACAATAATAAGCCCCAATTATTAAGAGCCTATTCTTGATCTGGAGTATTACATTAGATATGACTGAGCAAAAATATCTATGTATCTATTAATTAACTCTGCAATAATATTTACAGAAAATTATTTTTTTCAGTTGAGCAAAGGATTCAATGGTACGATAAATGTTAACCTTATCTCGTACGTGGCAATTGCATGTCTAATAAAATAAGAATAAATAGAATATCTTAAGCTTATGCCACTCTACTAAGAAAGATTTTTGCAGAAAATGTTATTAATTTTACTAGCATTGATATTGGCAGACAGAGTAATAAATATTAGTCAAAGATCAAATTACATCGCAACTGTGCAAAGTAATGAGAATCTTATTAAGCAAAAAGCTCATGCTAAATGCTTGGCCTGTATTTTGATACTAGGTTTGAATCGGGTTCAAACAGTAGTAAATCTGTCTAATGTTTGTTGAGCGGGAGCGAAGACTATGAGTGATTCTTATCCAAGTAATCATTTTTCATTGCTTTACATTTGACTGATTTTTTTTAGTGCTTAGCTTTTAATCCGCAGCTTGTCGAAGCTTTGCACAAAAAGATATTGCTTCTGCAGTGATAGCATCAGGTTCTACAGACGCCATTCTTTTCACTAAAGCGCTCCCAATAATCGCTCCGTCAGCCCCCCAATTACGTACTTGTCGCATTTGCTCTACCCCAGAAATTCCAAATCCCACAGCAACGGGTAAAGAAGA comes from the Synechococcus sp. M16CYN genome and includes:
- a CDS encoding c-type cytochrome, giving the protein MDQWYRTNPSSAFEFSPFALNSTPTRDTYRPQIDPKSKRCVVGILFGRTLIVLAIVLMIPAHTNAIGSLRGATLFEQHCSGCHVNGGNIIRRGKTLKMEALERRGIASPKFIAQIARQGIGQMSAYADVLDDGEDQIVAEWIWEQAQNGWIKK
- a CDS encoding phosphate-starvation-inducible PsiE family protein; the protein is MRPFQTLRRGVKRPFLSWVDAGERVVARILALITGVVIASALLKLVLYLGSKLLTGSEATWLGDHLIKVLGDLLTVLIALEVLENITSYLRRHVVQIELVLVTALTAVARKVIVLPSGAENKPQLLIGLGIAVVSISAAYWLVKSANIMPAKVFPDQDQSSPPRKANAGESGEGLRN